From a region of the Haematobia irritans isolate KBUSLIRL chromosome 4, ASM5000362v1, whole genome shotgun sequence genome:
- the LOC142235569 gene encoding uncharacterized protein LOC142235569, whose protein sequence is METGISSSKYTLGAHGVHQNVGNDLHFDVRVRHFTDGYLNNPIPVRDVSLDLVEQTIEIVEENEKFYLMVFAIADIISGEVNNLIATDIASRGLAIEDITHVINFQFRNIEEYSCCCCCNSLL, encoded by the exons atggaaaccgggatatcttcgtccaaatacactcttggagcacatggcgtacatcaaaatgtaggtaatgacctccactttgatgtccgagtccgacattttaccgacggttatttgaacaatcccataccggtgcgtgatgtatcattggatttggtcgagcaaacaatcgaaattgttgaagagaatgaaaaattctatttg atggttttcgctattgcagatattatctcTGGTGAAGTAAACAATCTTATAGCAACTGATATTGCCTCACGTGGCCTGGCCATAGaagatataacccatgtcatcaatttccagttccgaaatatcgaagagtatagttgttgttgttgttgtaacagtttattgtga
- the LOC142233510 gene encoding uncharacterized protein LOC142233510 produces the protein MRRAGIHVKTTSWIGDFLGRRKLLLGSQNITIDNGLAQGSCLSPVLFNLYTATLHELNSESCILFQFADDFFIVVYDRKFEIARQTLEQKVLEFRNRCSDINLCFNLEKTSAIHFNRRRRPLDITLVGVTIEEVDKIKYLGLTIASNNSIRDHVERTLKDISRTSNFMKILCGCNFGIDPRKALTIYRAVIRPKIEYASSSLFNMGNTYIAKLKTRANEFIRRSLGLMRATPTPVLYHMAGELPINYRIQIATAKEVAKCFAYKLPAAATLNESPNITNTSYSKTYDDYKDIFKNIGYTEMTITISPNVKFYKDFFKGVVRRKQEASEEIVKAIYKEKLNNLIEDGFEVFFTDGSVCHNLSGAVFIHHDSGTVFSFYTYKNLSSMSAELMAIVKAVEYAANNHMLKIAILTDSQSSISAFGNPNINNFLASDFHRLADNIPAGVELHFVPGHSGIDMNEMVDQAARRPLEFGTCWKIAWPLQDAIRVLSEKISTKWADIYESEARGGNSSYYEINPTVSGSTWFDSLPIGALRCKSLNRILSGTCYCKSTLYKVCDVCLVEDTPTHILFECNKYLQQRQKFPELMLCDTIKQFVDEYGFTKLTIFCDFLAHLDLRL, from the coding sequence ATGAGGAGGGCTGGCATCCACGTAAAAACCACATCTTGGATTGGTGACTTTCTTGGGAGAAGAAAGCTCCTACTTGGATCTCAGAATATAACAATAGACAATGGACTTGCTCAGGGCAGTTGCCTTAGTCCCGTCCTCTTTAATTTGTACACTGCTACCTTACACGAGTTGAATTCTGAATCTTGCATTTTGTTCCAGTTTGCGGACGATTTCTTTATAGTTGTTTATGATCGAAAGTTCGAGATAGCTAGGCAGACCCTGGAACAGAAGGTTCTAGAGTTTCGCAATAGATGCAGTGATATTAATTTgtgttttaatttggaaaagacAAGCGCCATACATTTTAATAGGAGAAGGCGGCCTCTTGATATCACCCTCGTTGGAGTCACAATTGAAGAGGtggataaaattaaatatttgggacTAACCATTGCATCTAACAACTCTATAAGGGACCATGTGGAAAGGACCTTGAAAGATATTTCACGCACCAGCAATTTCATGAAGATATTATGTGGTTGTAATTTTGGCATCGATCCTAGAAAAGCACTTACCATTTACCGGGCAGTTATAAGACCTAAAATTGAATACGCCTCATCCTCACTATTCAATATGGGCAATACATACATAGCCAAGTTAAAAACACGAGCGAATGAATTCATAAGGAGATCACTGGGGCTCATGAGGGCAACACCTACACCTGTCTTATACCATATGGCCGGAGAGTTACCCATTAATTACCGAATACAAATTGCAACGGCAAAGGAGGTCGCTAAATGCTTTGCCTACAAACTTCCCGCAGCTGCCACTTTAAATGAGTCTCCAAATATCACTAACACCAGCTACTCGAAGACTTATGACGACTACAAGGACATCTTCAAAAACATAGGTTACACTGAAATGACAATCACCATCTCACCCAATGTAAAATTCTATAAGGATTTCTTCAAAGGAGTAGTCAGACGCAAGCAAGAGGCCAGCGAGGAAATAGTAAAGGCGATATATAAGGAAAAACTGAATAACCTGATTGAGGACGGCTTTGAGGTGTTTTTCACTGATGGTTCAGTGTGCCACAATTTATCGGGAGCGGTTTTTATACACCATGACAGTGGTACTGTTTTTTCCTTTTATACCTACAAGAATCTATCTTCAATGTCCGCTGAACTTATGGCAATTGTGAAGGCTGTAGAGTATGCAGCTAACAATCATATGCTAAAAATAGCAATCCTTACTGACAGTCAGAGCAGTATATCGGCTTTTGGAAACCCTAATATCAACAATTTCCTCGCATCGGACTTCCATAGGCTGGCCGACAACATTCCTGCTGGTGTAGAACTACATTTCGTTCCGGGTCATAGTGGCATCGACATGAATGAAATGGTGGATCAGGCGGCGAGGAGGCCACTGGAATTTGGCACATGCTGGAAGATAGCATGGCCGCTACAAGACGCGATAAGGGTGCTATCCGAGAAAATCTCAACAAAATGGGCAGATATTTATGAGTCCGAGGCTAGAGGGGGCAACTCTTCATATTACGAGATCAATCCAACAGTTAGTGGTTCTACCTGGTTCGATTCTCTCCCCATTGGCGCGTTGAGGTGCAAATCTCTCAATAGAATCCTTAGCGGAACATGTTATTGCAAGTCTACATTGTATAAGGTTTGTGACGTGTGCCTCGTTGAGGACACACCAACCCATATCCTATTCGAGTGTAACAAGTACCTCCAGCAGagacaaaaatttccagaatTGATGCTCTGCGACACTATCAAGCAATTTGTTGATGAATACGGTTTTACTAAGCTGACTATCTTCTGTGATTTTCTTGCTCATCTGGATTTAAGATTGTAA